GTTACAACCTTTTTGAAGCCATTTTTGCTTCAGCACATAGGCCCCTTTATCACCTGAATTCAGATTTTGTTGAGCTAGACTTTCTAGGAGTTTGTAATCATCAATCCAATGATCTTTTTTTAGATTATCAATAATTTTTGGAATTATATGAGGGTTTATTTCATGTTTAAAAAGGTAATCTTTTACCTCTTTCTCAGTACGTTGTTTAAATGAAATAAAATAGAGAGCTAAGTTTTTACCATGCGAGAACTGAGCAAAGGATTTAATATCCTCTAGTTGATCTTTGTCCAGTATCATTTCTTTAGTCAACATGTATTTAACGATGGTATCTTCTGTAACGTAGAGACTCTCTTTTTTGTCTATCTCAAGGAGATAAAGTCTCTTTTTCTTCTCGATTTTTGTGATTTTCATAGTTATTATTATATCAAAATGTTAGAATGGTAGTATGAATTTACAAGTGAAACAGCGTATCCCGCTTAAGATAAAACGCATGGGAATCAATGGCGAAGGCATTGGATTTTATAAGAAAACTCTAGTTTTTGTACCAGGGGCTTTGAAGGGTGAAGAGGTGTTCTGTCAAGTTGTTTCTGTTAAGAGAAACTTTGTTCAGGCGAAATTATTAAAAATTAATAAACCTTCTAAAT
Above is a window of Streptococcus salivarius DNA encoding:
- the recX gene encoding recombination regulator RecX; the encoded protein is MKITKIEKKKRLYLLEIDKKESLYVTEDTIVKYMLTKEMILDKDQLEDIKSFAQFSHGKNLALYFISFKQRTEKEVKDYLFKHEINPHIIPKIIDNLKKDHWIDDYKLLESLAQQNLNSGDKGAYVLKQKWLQKGCNKQIIDDVLSQFDFSEIAIKVASKLLRKYQGKLPSKALKDKLTQSLINKGFSFQESKLAIDHLELEADEENEQALLYKEIDKQYQKFSKKYDGYELKQRLTQALARKGYDFDAIASALREYL